A stretch of Henckelia pumila isolate YLH828 chromosome 4, ASM3356847v2, whole genome shotgun sequence DNA encodes these proteins:
- the LOC140863134 gene encoding patellin-3-like, translating into MAEESSHSTDTQVVVHHHPPPAAEEAELGSAAEKQLESVDKDSPTPFPVEEKLKEAVIVTEKSTPLAVEGVSLTPTESSNSASSECRTLVSALEEAQTQESSETPKPISQGDQKPIGKEKVPVALGSFKEESNKPTDLSHLERRTLEEFKYNVQEVLKLGLFSSDTPTSPEEVSIWGVPLMKDERSDVILIKFLRARDFKVQESFDMLKNTIKWRKEFKVDELVKEEDLGDDLEKVVFMQGHDKNGHPVCYNVYGEFQNKELYFNTFADEEKRMKFLRWRIQFLERSIRRLDFNPGGINTIFQVSDLKNSPGLGKRELHIATKQALQILQDNYPEFVAKQVFINVPWWYLAFYTMISPFLTQRTKSKFVFSGSAKTAETLFKYILPEQVPTRYGGLNVDFCECNPEFTVDDPATEITVKPMTKQTVEIIVNEKCTLIWELRVVGWEVSYCAEYIPNTKRRYTMMIQKTRKMAPTDEPVLSDNFGVSEIGKILLTIDNPTAKKKKLLYRFKVAPYVD; encoded by the exons ATGGCGGAGGAATCCTCTCATAGTACTGATACGCAAGTAGTTGTCCACCACCACCCACCGCCGGCTGCGGAGGAGGCAGAGCTGGGATCTGCTGCCGAGAAACAGCTGGAGTCGGTGGATAAAGATTCACCCACTCCTTTCCCTGTTGAAGAAAAGCTCAAGGAGGCCGTTATAGTGACGGAAAAAAGCACCCCACTTGCGGTGGAGGGTGTTTCTCTCACCCCAACGGAAAGTTCTAATTCCGCTTCCTCCGAGTGTCGGACGCTGGTTTCTGCTTTAGAAGAAGCGCAAACTCAAGAATCATCTGAAACTCCCAAACCTATATCCCAAGGAGATCAGAAACCGATTGGGAAGGAAAAGGTCCCCGTGGCTTTGGGTTCTTTCAAGGAAGAAAGCAATAAGCCTACAGATCTCTCGCATTTAGAGCGCAGAACGCTTGAAGAGTTCAAATACAACGTGCAAGAAGTTCTTAAACTCGGCCTTTTTTCCTCGGACACTCCGACCTCGCCTGAAGAGGTGTCCATTTGGGGTGTGCCGTTGATGAAAGACGAACGTAGCGACGTGATTTTGATCAAGTTTCTACGGGCCCGCGACTTCAAAGTTCAAGAATCCTTCGACATGTTGAAGAACACCATAAAATGGCGGAAGGAGTTTAAAGTTGATGAATTAGTGAAGGAGGAGGATTTGGGTGATGATCTTGAAAAGGTTGTCTTTATGCAGGGACACGACAAAAACGGGCACCCGGTGTGTTATAATGTTTATGGGGAGTTTCAGAACAAAGAGCTGTATTTCAATACGTTTGCTGATGAGGAAAAACGAATGAAGTTTTTGAGGTGGAGAATTCAGTTTCTTGAAAGAAGTATTAGGAGATTGGACTTTAATCCTGGTGGGATCAATACCATTTTTCAAGTTAGTGATCTCAAGAATTCTCCCGGACTCGGGAAAAGGGAGCTTCACATTGCCACAAAGCAGGCTTTGCAGATACTTCAGGATAATTATCCTGAATTTGTGGCAAAACAG GTGTTCATCAACGTCCCTTGGTGGTACTTGGCGTTCTACACGATGATCAGCCCTTTCCTGACTCAGAGGACCAAAAGTAAATTTGTGTTTTCTGGATCGGCAAAGACTGCCGAAACTCTTTTCAA GTACATATTGCCGGAGCAAGTGCCTACTCGATATGGTGGACTAAATGTGGATTTCTGTGAATGCAACCCTGAGTTCACTGTCGATGATCCAGCCACGGAGATCACCGTGAAACCTATGACTAAGCAAACTGTGGAAATCATAGTAAATGAG AAATGCACTCTTATTTGGGAGCTTCGTGTAGTGGGCTGGGAAGTGAGCTACTGTGCGGAGTACATACCAAATACAAAACGTAGATACACGATGATGATACAGAAGACCAGGAAGATGGCTCCAACTGATGAACCGGTTTTGTCTGACAATTTCGGTGTTTCAGAGATTGGTAAGATATTACTCACCATTGACAATCCCACTGCCAAGAAGAAGAAGCTTCTTTACCGGTTCAAAGTTGCGCCCTACGTTGACTGA
- the LOC140859876 gene encoding patellin-3-like yields the protein MAEETKKTTAEGSSVAEEVVVCDVPVAEKRATAAVEKEPPQPEAELEKVEKPTPEEVVESVKEKDEAGGEQKVAESVSFKEESNKVDDLVDPEKKALEEFKLLIQEALAKHEFTAPPPPPPAPAKEEEPKAEEKKEEEEAKPEEKKEEEPKTEEKAVEEPPKTKGKAEATEAPADVPPPPPATEPVKEEVVEKKVEEKVAPPTAAEPSTVEKVEEKPETVAEEIKETIVHEVTAPAPAPPPCEEPAATPAEDQKPKEEEEKAPSTPEEVSVWGVPLLADERSDVVLLKFLRARDFKVKEAFSMLKNVVAWRKEFKIEELLEDEGIGEGLEKVVYIHGVDKEGHPVCYNAFGEFQDKELYNTTFADSEKRTKFLRWYIQFLEKNVKNLDFSPDGTCTFVQITDLKNSPGLILFKKELRQATNQALQLLQDNYPEFVAKQVFINVPWWYVAYNRMISPFLTQRTKSKFVFAGPTKTAETLFKYIAPEQVPIQYGGLSKEAGDQEFTIADPATEEIIKPTFKHTIELPITEACTLVWEVRVVGWDVSYGAEFVPSAEGGYTWIVQKPRKIAATDEQAIFCTFKINEPGKVVLTFDNQTSKKKKLLYRSKTKPAQ from the exons ATGGCTGAGGAAACCAAGAAAACGACTGCGGAGGGATCGTCTGTTGCTGAAGAGGTCGTGGTGTGTGATGTTCCGGTGGCCGAGAAGCGGGCCACCGCCGCCGTAGAGAAGGAGCCGCCGCAGCCGGAGGCTGAGTTGGAGAAGGTGGAGAAGCCGACGCCTGAGGAGGTGGTGGAAAGCGTGAAGGAGAAAGATGAAGCGGGTGGCGAGCAGAAGGTTGCTGAATCTGTGTCATTTAAAGAGGAGAGCAACAAGGTGGATGATCTCGTGGATCCAGAGAAGAAGGCTTTGGAGGAATTCAAACTGTTGATTCAGGAGGCACTCGCCAAGCATGAATTCACCGCTCCGCCTCCACCTCCGCCGGCCCCCGCCAAAGAGGAGGAGCCGAAAGCTGAGGAGaagaaggaagaagaagaagcaaaacctgaagaaaagaaagaagaagagcCCAAAACCGAGGAGAAAGCAGTGGAAGAGCCACCAAAAACTAAAGGAAAAGCGGAAGCAACCGAGGCACCTGCTGATGTCCCTCCGCCGCCACCAGCGACGGAGCCCGTGAAAGAAGAGGTCGTGGAGAAGAAGGTTGAAGAAAAAGTTGCCCCACCAACCGCTGCAGAGCCATCCACCGTTGAAAAGGTTGAAGAAAAGCCGGAAACTGTTGCCGAAGAGATTAAAGAGACCATAGTGCACGAGGTCACCGCCCCCGCCCCCGCTCCGCCACCATGTGAGGAGCCTGCCGCCACCCCGGCGGAGGATCAGAAACCTAAGGAAGAGGAGGAGAAAGCCCCTTCAACTCCGGAGGAAGTTTCCGTGTGGGGTGTCCCCCTTCTTGCCGATGAGAGGAGCGATGTGGTTCTCCTCAAGTTCTTGAGGGCGAGGGATTTCAAAGTAAAGGAAGCCTTTTCCATGCTCAAGAATGTGGTGGCATGGAGGAAAGAGTTTAAAATCGAGGAACTGTTGGAAGATGAAGGAATCGGCGAGGGGCTTGAAAAAGTTGTGTATATTCATGGAGTGGATAAAGAGGGGCACCCTGTTTGTTACAATGCTTTTGGCGAATTTCAGGACAAGGAACTGTACAACACCACCTTTGCTGATTCTGAGAAGAGAACAAAGTTCCTCCGGTGGTATATTCAATTCCTAGAGAAAAATGTCAAGAATCTTGATTTTAGTCCCGATGGCACCTGCACTTTTGTTCAAATCACCGATCTCAAGAATTCCCCTGGTCTAATCCTCTTCAAGAAAGAACTCCGGCAAGCTACCAACCAGGCACTCCAGTTGCTCCAGGATAACTATCCTGAATTCGTTGCCAAACAG GTGTTTATCAATGTTCCATGGTGGTATGTGGCATACAATAGGATGATTAGCCCATTCTTAACCCAAAGAACGAAGAGCAAGTTTGTGTTCGCAGGCCCTACCAAGACTGCTGAGACTCTTTTCAA ATACATTGCGCCGGAGCAAGTACCCATTCAATATGGTGGCCTCAGCAAGGAAGCTGGTGATCAAGAATTCACCATCGCTGATCCGGCAACCGAGGAGATCATTAAGCCAACATTCAAACACACCATTGAACTTCCCATCACTGAG GCTTGCACGTTGGTCTGGGAGGTGCGAGTAGTTGGATGGGATGTATCCTACGGAGCTGAATTTGTCCCAAGCGCGGAAGGCGGATACACTTGGATCGTACAGAAGCCAAGGAAGATTGCTGCCACCGATGAACAGGCGATTTTCTGCACCTTCAAAATCAACGAACCTGGCAAAGTGGTGCTCACATTCGACAACCAAACTTCTAAGAAGAAGAAGCTTCTCTATAGGTCCAAGACCAAGCCTGCTCAATGA
- the LOC140861836 gene encoding protein NRT1/ PTR FAMILY 5.10-like: MSISSNDTISNSFPNECVEGMVDHEGQPAIRYQTGYWRSARYITGVAVAERFAYFGVSTNLISYLTGPLGQSTATAAASVNLWSGTGSMLPLLGAFVADSFLGRYRTIVLSSLLYILALGMLTVSALLDWQGVSMDKSQSPDQLQVLFFFVSLYLMALGQAAHKPCILAFGADQFDEQDPTELKERGSFFNWLYFGACAGPLIALVVLNYIQDNVSWGLGFGIPCISMAISLIIFVSGTKSYRYNIKIKEKCSLLRVTQVFDKSTMNGSVSHFTSGFNEEEQNTVPLLGSQQFRSLDEALLAPGDSLEYKDMGGIKEVEEVKSFANLIPLWVTSLPLATVLAQPSTLFTKQGITMDRSIGSKFDIPAASLQYVIGLSIILLIPMYDRIFVPISRTITGIPSGITKLQRIGTGMFLCTICMITAALVERKRLDVVSEQGLADLTKSKVPMSFLWLIPQYILFAISEIFTLIGLQELYYDRMPGGLKSVGLSLYLSICGMGNFISSFLICVIERITCESGGGGGWFSDNTNRAHLDYFYWLLAGLNVLGFIGFFLFAKSYNCTNHRGNILV; the protein is encoded by the exons ATGTCGATCTCTTCGAATGATACCATTTCCAATAGTTTCCCAAATGAGTGTGTCGAGGGGATGGTGGATCATGAAGGACAGCCAGCAATACGATATCAAACGGGCTACTGGCGATCTGCGCGTTACATCACAG GGGTTGCGGTGGCAGAGAGGTTTGCGTACTTTGGAGTGAGTACGAATTTGATCAGCTATCTTACGGGGCCACTGGGGCAGTCTACTGCAACGGCTGCAGCCAGCGTAAATTTATGGTCAGGCACTGGATCGATGCTGCCGCTTTTGGGTGCTTTTGTGGCCGATTCATTCTTGGGCCGATACCGGACCATTGTGCTGTCCTCTCTGCTTTATATCTTG GCACTTGGAATGTTGACTGTCTCGGCTTTGCTTGATTggcaaggcgtttccatggatAAGTCACAGTCCCCAGACCAGCTTCAAGTTTTGTTCTTCTTCGTATCCCTTTATTTAATGGCCCTTGGACAAGCGGCCCACAAACCATGCATTCTTGCATTTGGAGCAGATCAGTTTGATGAGCAAGATCCCACAGAGTTAAAAGAGAGGGGCTCGTTTTTCAATTGGTTGTATTTCGGTGCATGTGCAGGGCCTTTAATCGCCTTGGTAGTATTGAATTACATACAAGATAACGTGAGTTGGGGTCTTGGATTTGGGATCCCTTGCATTTCTATGGCAATTTCTCTGATAATATTTGTGTCTGGTACGAAGTCTTACCGGTATAACATCAAAATTAAGGAGAAATGCTCCCTTTTGAGGGTTACTCAAGTCTTCGATAAATCAACAATGAATGGAAGTGTTTCACATTTCACTAGTGGTTTCAATGAAGAAGAGCAAAACACGGTGCCTCTGCTAGGTTCTCAGCAATTCAG ATCTCTTGATGAAGCTTTGCTTGCCCCCGGTGACTCTCTGGAATACAAGGATATGGGCGGCATCAAAGAAGTTGAAGAGGTGAAATCCTTTGCGAACTTAATCCCATTATGGGTAACATCTTTGCCATTAGCCACAGTCCTAGCTCAACCCTCCACACTTTTCACCAAACAAGGCATTACGATGGACAGATCCATCGGTTCAAAATTCGACATACCTGCTGCTTCACTTCAGTATGTAATCGGTCTTTCAATCATCCTCTTAATCCCAATGTACGATCGTATCTTTGTTCCCATATCCAGAACAATAACCGGTATTCCCTCCGGGATAACAAAGCTTCAAAGGATAGGAACAGGGATGTTCTTATGCACCATCTGTATGATAACGGCAGCACTCGTGGAGAGAAAGAGACTTGATGTTGTATCAGAACAAGGACTAGCGGATTTAACAAAATCTAAGGTTCCCATGAGTTTCTTGTGGCTAATCCCGCAGTATATTTTATTCGCGATCTCGGAAATATTCACATTGATTGGATTGCAAGAGCTCTACTACGATCGGATGCCTGGCGGTTTGAAGAGTGTAGGCCTCTCTTTATATCTAAGTATTTGTGGAATGGGAAACTTTATAAGTAGTTTCCTTATATGCGTCATTGAGAGAATTACTTGTGAATCTGGTGGTGGTGGAGGTTGGTTTTCGGACAACACAAACAGAGCACATTTAGAttacttttattggttacttgCTGGACTTAATGTACTAGGTTTCATAGGCTTCTTTCTGTTCGCCAAGTCTTATAATTGTACCAATCATCGTGGAAATATTCTCGTTTAG